TACATATGCTTGTAGGAGGTATTAGGTACTCGTGAAATAGTAGAGGTGCTTGTTGGCTTGGGGCACCAAACATTatccaaaaagaaaatgttCACAGATGTTTTGGAAGAGATTCTTTCTTGTCTGGtggaaagaaaaggaaaaaaagctTTCACAATTTGATGTCATTAAGGATTGAAAGAgatgagccgagggtctatctgACACAAACTCTCTACCTCGCCAAGGTAGGGACATAATTTTTCCCCATCCCAaccccacttgtgagattatGGTGTGTATGTTGTGTACCTGCCTAAAGAAAAGATTATAGGATATTATTAGTATTGCTCCTACTCCTTTATTCAAAtgcatttttatcaatttgagtattattttttacatttttggaGTATGTACATGCGTTACAGAATGTTATTAGTATTGCTATAAACAATATTCTTAAGTTCAAATTAATACTGATATAAACTAGTTTACGTCTCAATTcacttttataaattaatttagataCAATTATTTCTAACtatatgtttgttcttttgATTTCTAACAAATAATACCGCAACTGAAAAATATTACCATAGCAGAACAAGAATCTGGCCTTGAGGATCTACTACGAAACTTTGATAAAGTTGAGGAGACTATTCACTATGgaagaaattattatttcacgATGAAATTTCTCATTGAAAAAACTTCAGCTGCCAcagatattttgattgaattagtaagaaaagaaaaaaataatagtgtttttatatggaaaaattagaaagcttTCCAGTATTTCAATGAGAGTTTGTTTCCCACCGTGTGTTTCCCTGAGTTGTTTGATGGGAAACAGGTGGGAAAATAATCTTTTTAGTACAATTTTTTCATTGATTCACGGTGAAAAAAGGTCTACTTTTCTGGTAGTGTTTTCCATATTTATCTGGTTTTTTGGAAAAATAGAAAAGGATCCTTAGTCAAAAGGCATCTTTCCAAGTGGGGACTCTTGAGATTAATGTATGGACAGACTTTAGCCTGTAAAGATGAGTATGTGTTCAATTATTAGCAATCGCTGTTGAAGCTTATGAGTTcgaagttctaattctaagttggTGAGTTCTAAATTAAtagttgtatatatttaatGAACTTAGACCAAAGTTATTGGATTGAACAGAACTCATAATTTATAACTCCGCCCATGTAGTGTTGCATAGTCTTCGTCTCTTTTGCCTTAAACATCTTTTAACTGTACAATGGATATGCTTTCTACTGTTGTATCTGGTTTTATTGTTGAGGTAGGGAAGTACATGTGTAAATGCATCTATCCTAAGATTGAAAATATTGTCTGTATCTCGTCAAAGATTGAAAATCTAAGGGAGGAAATGAAGAATCTAACAAAGTTTAGAGATGATATCAATGCAAAGGTGGATGAAGCTGAGGGAGAAGGCTATAAACCAAAACCAGATGTTGTCAAGTGGATTGAAGATGTTCGCGAAGTAAAATGAATGGGAAACTATGCAAGAAAGCATTGCAGCGGCAAAGACATTTACATATAAATGTTGTCCAAATTGCAGCTTTCGCTCAGAAGTCTTCACTCAAGCACGGAACTTCCGAGATCAACTTAGCAGGCTTAAAGAGGTCAGAGAAAACTTTGGATCCAATTTGGTGGTAGAAAATTACCAAGTGAAAAAAGTTGAGTTCATCCCGGGACCATCAATAGAAGGTCAGTCAACAGCAACAAGGAATCTCAACAAAATCCTGCAACTGTTAGAAGATGATAAGGTATTACTGGATTTAAATCAAGATTAGTAATCCTAAATAGTTTAGAATTTGGTAGTTGCTAATTTTATTAATTCCTGTCTAATTAGATTTTATTGTCAAAATGTTTTTTAGccaaaagttgatttttttttctattataaataTTGGTACAACTGCTTCTTTTCTTAAGGAGGTTAAGCTACAAATTTAAGATCAAGAGATTATGACTGAATGATCAAAGCCTACCACGTCCTTGTTTCTCAAATTTTCTGAAGTTCTTCTATATGACAGAAATTGCATCTTTCACTTgtggataaattatttttttgggacaTTTGAATCCTTTCAGGTATGCATCATCGGTATGTGGGGTACCAGAGGAGCTGGGAAAACAACATTGGTAAGTAATCTGAACAATGAGCTCCTAAAGACGGATGTGTTAGGTCCTAAACTGTCTTTTGGTGTAGTGGTATGGGTTACAGTGCCCAAACCACCAATAGACGTAAGAAATGTTCAAGCACAAATTGCTAGCAGATTAAACCTAAAGGTAGATAATGAGGGAAGTGCAAAAAGCATTGCCAGCAAAATCTATCAAAGACTCGAGCAAGAAAAGAGTTTCCTTCTCATACTAGATGATGTTTGGGAGCCTATAAATTTGGATGACGTAGGCGTGCCCCAACCTGAAGATCCCGCAAGAAGCAAGGTCATTATAACTTCTCGTTCTTTGGATGCTTGTAAGCAAATGAAAATAGACACTGAAATGAAGGTTTACACATTGGATGCGGATGAATCCTGGCAACTATTTGTCAAAAATGCGGGAGATAGTGCCAATCTGGAGCATATTCAATCATTCACAAAGGATATTGTAAGAGAGTGTGGTGGTTTACCTTTAGCAATCACTGTTATTGGAACATCTATGAGAGGCAAGAATAGGGTCGAGCTCTGGGAAGATGCTTTGAAATCACTTAGAATATCCACACCTCATAACAAAGAAGTAGAAAAAAAGGTGTACAACGTCATCAAGTGGAGTTTTGATTCTTTAGAATCTCAGGATGATATTGAATTATCCTCAGATCATGAGAACAAAAAGAGAGGTGACATTCGAAGTTGTTTCTTGTATTGCTCCTTATATCCGGCAGCAATGTCAACAAATGATCTCATACATTGCTGGTGAGCAGAGGGGTTCCTCGGTGAACATGACACATATGAAGAAACCTACAACAGGGGAATCACAATGATTGAAAGTCTAAAAGATGCCTGCTTGCTAGAAGCTGATGAGGTGGATTGTGTGAAGATGCATGATGTGGTTCGTGATGTTGCTAAATGGATAGATGAATCCATTTCACATAATGAAGTGCCAGCTTCTGTCAAGAGATTGTCTTTCATAAGCAACAAAATTGAGCACCTCACAGAATGCCCAGAGACAACAACTTTACTATTTGCAAGACAATTATAGCCTTAGGGAAATTCCCCATGAATTCTTTTTGTTATTTCCAGCACTAAGAGTTGTGAATCTGAGTCATACTGGTATTACAACATTGCCTTGTTCCATCAATAGTTTATGTCAACTACGTGCTTTAATACTACACCATTGTATTATATTTGAAGAGTTTACCACCTATTGGTAATCTTTGCAGTTTGCAATTGCTCGATTGTGATAATACAAGGTTATGTTGTCTACCGCAAGGAATGGACAAGTTGATAAATCTGAGGCTATTAGATCTGCCTGTATGTAATTTTGAGAAGAGCATCGGCGAAGGACTTTTCCTCAAATTGCCTAGGATTGAAATGTTAAATATTCGGAGAGACCGTCACAGACTGACGTCTTTTGATGAGATATCGTCTCTACACAATCTGACTTgtctttatattaattttgatagCTCATCAATTTTGAATACAGACTACACCTGGATGAAAAGATTTCACATTGAAATTGGGGAAACTTCAATGAGAATACCATTCAATAAGTCAAGAAAGATGATAACCGTCTCGGATTGTGAAAATTTCAAGCATTCAGGCATGTTGCAGTTTGCTTCAGATTTGTACTTGTTAAAATGCATGGGTATCGGGAAGTTGATTGTGAACAAGAAGAGTACTTTTAATGGTTTAAAATCACTCTACATAGAGCATTGTTCTTGTGATTTCGGAGCAGCGGTACAAGGAAGTGGACAATTTGACCCTCTGCCAAATCTGGAATATCTCAGCCTCGTTGCAgtatataatttaaagagtgtttctGATTTCGGTCAACTTCTGGGTCTAAATTACAACAACTGGATGCATTCGGTTGTTCAAGtttaaaatgtcttttcaaCGCTTTTTCTGTACCCAAgcagttgaaaaaaataaatttgtccttCTGTTTCAAGGTGGCAGAGTTAGAAACGTTAGGGGAATACCTGGAGAAACTTGACGTGATCGGATGCTATGGAATAAGGAAGTTGCCTCTCTCTATTCAAACATCCAACAACATCAAAGTGATAAGAGGATCATTAGAATGGTGAAGCCGATTAGAGTGGGATGACGACAACTTCAAGTCAAATTTACACCATTGCTTCGTACCATATCTCGGTTGGTAAAACTGAAAGGATCAAATTTACAGCATTGATTCAGGTGATGTGCTAATTacctttcacatttctcaattAATTTGGTAATtcgatttttaaaaatgttattgtgaaaaaaaaaatgttattgtgAAGATactcttaattattttatctaagactaatcaaaatagaatttgcctttttatttctacttgatttataaaaatttcattttaaattattgttatagtAATAACACTAAAGATGCAGAATTCACTTGTTGTTGCCTCATGCAGGACTAAAAAAGCAGAGGAAGGAACTTACCGCACCAGAGATGCAGAGTTCGCGCCTGTCAGATGTCTTAATAACTTATTCCTTTTTGTTCTATTGTAGTTTTTTGTTACAGTTGTGTTGTGTGATCATCTTGTTAATTTGTAATGAGCATTTTAGCGCATTCTTAAATTGTACATTCAAAATTTAGctcatcatcttctttttcCATGTTTTGTTCTCATGATAGCACATGTATACCAGCTATCAAGAGTTTGAAATCTGAGAGCGCCTATTACACCTTTGTGCTATAAATGAAGTATTTTTCGAAAAAGCATTTATTATAGATTGACAATAACATTAGCAAAGAAGATCGTGTTGtgatggaatttttgacaaTGTTTGATTGACAATGTCTGATGTTAGTTAAAACCATAACataaagttaaaagttgagatAATTATGAAGAAAAACAATTTAATTCGTCCAAATGTTTTACCTAGAGAAATATTTTCCATCATACCAACACACTTTCATGAAAAGCTAAAAAGTCTTTACCAAATCATCAATCCATGTATACTTCCTTTCAACAAACAtattttacaacataacatgCATTCAGTATTTACAACAAATCAAAACATTTAACGTTAGCAATAAAAAATAACACGGAAAAATTTCTCATACCAGTCTAAAATATAATGCCATTGATTGATGAAAAGGTTTTTGGAAATTTACAAGAGTCCATACACTATAGGTTACATTTGATGACATATATACAAGACAATACTGATTGTGATGCTAACTGCCAGGCTTGACAATTCAATGTAtggaaaatagaaaagaataatTTAGTCAAAAGGCATCTTTCCAAGTGGGGACTATTGAGATTACTGTAACAATTCTGTGTGTGGTTGTTGGCATTTTGCATTAATGGATGAGCTTATGTGTTCAGAATTCTAATTATTTTAGGTTGTTGAGTTCTAAATTAATCGTCATTgcctttttcttttacttctctGAATTCTGCCTTACACAAACAGTTTAGCATTCTGATCAGAAATATATCTCCTTTTCTTTACCTCAAGAATTGTTCAATGGAAATACTTATTAATGTTGTAGGTGGCTTTGTTGTTGAGGTGGGAAAGTTTGTATCGAAATGCATCTATCCTAAGATCGAAAATATTGTTTGTTTCTCATCAAATGTTGAAAATTTAAGGGACGAAATGGAGAAGCTAACAAAGTTAAGAGATGATATCAAAGGAAAGGTGGAAATAGCTGAAGGAGAAGGCAATAAACCAAAACCAGATGTTATCAAGTGGATCGAGGATGTTCGCGAGCTGGAGAATGAATGGGAAACTATGCAAGAAAGCATCGCAACAGCGAAGATGCTTACATATAAATGTTGTCCAAATTGCAGCCTTCGCTCGGAAGTCTCCACTCAAGCACGGAACATCCGAGATCAACTTTGCAAGCTTACAGAGGTTGGAGAAAGCTTTGGATCAAATTTGGTGGTAGAAAATTACCAGATGAAAAAAGTTGAGTTCATCCCGGGACCATCAGTAAAAGGTCAGTCAACAGCAACAAGGAATATCAACAAAATCCTGCAACTATTAGAAGATGATAAGGTAATTGTTAGAATTAAAttaacatttaattttaaatattttaggatttggtaACTGCTAATTTCATTAATTCCTGTCTAATTAGATTTTAGGCAAAAGACATCAAGTATCCGTAATCTATGGACGAATTTTCAAGATACTTTCTATCTTTTACGAGGGATCTTATTATCCATTACAGGGCGAAAATCTGGGGCATGTAAACCTGTGATCTCTCCGTAAAATTagataatttatgtatatattttcaaaaatttgtgtaATATGATCCATTTAAATctttattaaaattgaattttatatcCAACCACGTagtgaataatatatatcaCAACAAATAGGACCGCGTAAAGATAAAGTGTGTCCCCAGAACTTTGGGTATAGTTCACGGGGTACTTATATGACCATTGTTGCATCAAAGCCTCCTACATCCTTCTTTCTctaattttctatatttcttcTACATGACTCttgttgtatttttcatttgtgggtaaattattttttggggtATTTGAATCCTTTCAGGTTTGCATCATAGGAGTGTGGGGTACGGGAGGAGTTGGGAAGACTACTCTGGTGAAGAATCTGAACAACGAACTTCGAAAGATTGATGTGTCAAGGTCTAAATTGTCTTTTGGTATTGTGGTATGGGTTACAGTGCCCAAACCAATGGACATAAGTAAGGTTCAAGCAAAAATTGCCAAAAGATTAAACCTGGAGGTAGAAGACAACGGAAGTGAAGAAAGCAATGCCAGCAAAATCTTCCAAAAgctaaaggaaaaaaagagttTCCTTCTCATACTTGATGATGTTTGGGAAGATATAGATTTGGATCATGTTGGTGTGCCCCAACCTGAAGATCACGCAGGAAGCAAGGTCATTATAACTTCTCGTTTCTTGGGTGTTTGTAAGCAAATGAAAACACACACTGAACTGAATATTTCCACATTGGATGAGGATGAATCTTGGCAACTGTTTATCAAAAATACGGGAGATGTTGCCAATCTGGAGCATATTCAACCATTAGCAAAGGAAATTGCACGAGCGTGTGGTGGTTTACCTTTAGCAATCACTGTTGTTGGAACATCTATGAGAGGGAAGCCAAGGGTCGAGCTCTGGGAAGATGCTATGAAATCACTAAGAATGTCCGAACCTCATAACAAAGATGTAGAAAAAAAGGTTTACAAGGTCATCAAGTGGAGTTTTGATTCTTTAGAATCTCAGGATATTGAATTATCCTCAAAGCAAAGAAGCACACATGTGAACCAAAAGAGAGGTGACATTCAAAGTTGTTTTTTATATTGCTCCTTATATCCGGCAGCTATTTCAATAGATGATCTTATACATTGCTGGTGGGCAGAGGGGTTCCTTGGTGAACATGACACATATAGAGAAGCCTATAACAGGGGAATCACAACGATTGAAAGTCTAAAAGATGCCTGCTTGCTAGAAGCCCATAAGATGGATTGTGTGAAGATGCATGATGTGGTTCGTGATGTTGCTATATGGATAGATAATTCCTTTGGGTTAACTAAGATATCACATTCTAAAGTATCAGCTTCTGTTAAGAGAATATCTTTCGTAAGCAACAAAATTGAACGTCTACCTGATTGCTTCACAGAATGCCCAGAGACAACATCATTACTATTGCAAAAGAATCCCCTTGAGAAAATTCAAGATGAACTTTTTTTGGCTTTTCCATCCCTAAGAGTTCTGAACCTGAGTGGAACTAGTATTAGTTCTTTGCCTTCTTCCATCAATAGTTTATATCAGCTACATGCTCTAATACTACAAAATTGTTGTTCGTTGAGAGAGTTACCACCTATTGGTAATCTTTGCAATTTGCAATTGCTCGATTGTGATGATATAAAGTTATGTTGTCTGCCGCACGGAATGGACAAGTTGACAAATCTAAGGCTATTAAATCTGCCTGTAGGTGATTTGAAGGAGAGCATTGGCCAAGGATTTTTCCTCAAAATGCCTAGGATTGAAATGTTAAAGATGCTGCATAGTAAAATTGGTGACCTTTATTGTTGGACCACGGGAAATATTCGGCCAAGGACTGTTCTTGGACCAACTTCTTTTGATGAGATATCATCTCTACACAATGTGACATCTCTTTTTATTAGATTGGATAGCTTATCAATTTTCAATCGAGATCATACCTGGATGAAAAGATTGAAAAGATTTCACATTGAAATTGGGAATACTCCAACTCATGTACCATTCAACAAGTCAACAAGGATGATAAGTGTCTCCAAGTGTGAAATTTTCAGTAACGGAGAGCTCTCAAGCATGTTGCAGTTTGCTTCACATTTGCACTTGGAAAAATGCATGGGTCTCATGAAGTTGATTGCAAACAAGAGTTTTGATGGATTAAAATCACTCTACATTCACGAATGTAGTTGTGATTTCGGACCATCAGAAGAAGGAAGTGG
The sequence above is a segment of the Solanum stenotomum isolate F172 unplaced genomic scaffold, ASM1918654v1 scaffold21640, whole genome shotgun sequence genome. Coding sequences within it:
- the LOC125851019 gene encoding disease resistance protein At4g27190-like, whose translation is MEILINVVGGFVVEVGKFVSKCIYPKIENIVCFSSNVENLRDEMEKLTKLRDDIKGKVEIAEGEGNKPKPDVIKWIEDVRELENEWETMQESIATAKMLTYKCCPNCSLRSEVSTQARNIRDQLCKLTEVGESFGSNLVVENYQMKKVEFIPGPSVKGQSTATRNINKILQLLEDDKVCIIGVWGTGGVGKTTLVKNLNNELRKIDVSRSKLSFGIVVWVTVPKPMDISKVQAKIAKRLNLEVEDNGSEESNASKIFQKLKEKKSFLLILDDVWEDIDLDHVGVPQPEDHAGSKVIITSRFLGVCKQMKTHTELNISTLDEDESWQLFIKNTGDVANLEHIQPLAKEIARACGGLPLAITVVGTSMRGKPRVELWEDAMKSLRMSEPHNKDVEKKVYKVIKWSFDSLESQDIELSSKQRSTHVNQKRGDIQSCFLYCSLYPAAISIDDLIHCWWAEGFLGEHDTYREAYNRGITTIESLKDACLLEAHKMDCVKMHDVVRDVAIWIDNSFGLTKISHSKVSASVKRISFVSNKIERLPDCFTECPETTSLLLQKNPLEKIQDELFLAFPSLRVLNLSGTSISSLPSSINSLYQLHALILQNCCSLRELPPIGNLCNLQLLDCDDIKLCCLPHGMDKLTNLRLLNLPVGDLKESIGQGFFLKMPRIEMLKMLHSKIGDLYCWTTGNIRPRTVLGPTSFDEISSLHNVTSLFIRLDSLSIFNRDHTWMKRLKRFHIEIGNTPTHVPFNKSTRMISVSKCEIFSNGELSSMLQFASHLHLEKCMGLMKLIANKSFDGLKSLYIHECSCDFGPSEEGSGQFDPLPNLEHLSLASVDHLKSVSDFGQLLGLRFSELRQLDISYCRNLTCLFNVGGAFSVPKHLEEITVNHCKQVVELLVQCGSSQRALDNSEIPKVRKLVLRDLPKLGTLGEPQSMWEHMDELEVINCYEIKKLPLSIQTSNKIKVIRGSPRWWSLLEWDDDKFNSNLEHWLLPV